The DNA region AAGTACTCGTCCGTGGACTCCAGCACCACCGGGTCCTCGAGCGCCTCGACCTGCGAGGGGAAGTTGCCGGTCACCTCGAACACCTTGGCCTGCTGCTCGGGCGCGGTGATCCAGGCGGCGAACTCCTGGGCCTCGTCCTGGTGGGTGGAGGTCTTGGGGACGGTCAGGTAGGAGCCGCCCCAGTTGCCGCCGCCGCCGGGGAAGGCGTCGGCGATGTCCCAGACCACGCCCTTGGGCGCGGGCTCCCCGGTGTTGGTCTTGATGTTGGCGCGCATCCAGCCCGGGCAGGGGATGGTGGCGAAGCCGTCGTTGGTGTAGCTGGCGTTCCAGTCGTCGCTCCACTGGGCGTTCTTGGTGGAGAGCGCCTCGGTGTGGGAGGTGACCGTCTTGTAGACCGCCTCGAGCTCGGGGTTCTCGACGTTGACGGTGTTGTCGGCCTCCTCGAAGGGGTACTCGACCTGGTTCAGCATGGCCTGGGCGATCGAGCCGGAGGCGTCGTACCAGGCGGTCTCGGGGACGGCCTTCACGAACTTCTCGCCGAGGGCGTAGTAGTCGTCCCAGGTGGTCATCATCCCGGCCACCTCCTCCCGGTCGGTGGGCAGTCCGGCCTTCTTGAAGAGGTCGGCGCGGTAGCAGATCGCCTCGGGGCCGGCGTCGGTCGCGTAGCCGAGCAGGGCGCCGTCGGAGGTGGTGGCGGCCTCGGACTTGAACTCCAGCCATCGGCCGTCGACCTCGTCGGAGGAGAGGTCGACCCAGCGGTCGGGCGCGGCGACGATGGCCGGCATGAAGTCGCCCTCGATGGCGACCACGTCCGGCAGACCCTCGTTGGCCTGGAGCAGGGTGTTGAGCTCGTTCTTCCAGTCGTCCCAGAGGGAGACCTTGGTCTGCTCGACCTGGACGTCGGGGTTGGCGCTGTTCCACTCCTCGATCAGCGCGTCGTAGCCGAACTCACCGAAGGTGGTGATGGTCAGGGTCTCGCCCTCGGAGAGCTCCTCCTGCTCCGCGGACTCGGTGGGGTCGCTGCCCCCACCGCAGGCGCTCGTGACACCGAGCACGAGAGCGGTGACGGCCGAGGCCGCCAGGAAACGGTTGCGCCGGCTCGAGCCGGTGATGGCCGACCCGGACCGGGGCCGGTGGTTGGTGGTGCGCACGGATGGGACTCCTGCCTTGGCGTACGACGTTGGACTGAGGTGGTGGAACTCCCGGATGGAACTGGGTGCTGCGGGTGAAACCGGATGGAACGTTGTGAGAGCGCTTCCACTTCTTGATCGGTGCTCACCATGACATGCGTCACATGAGTCGTCAATGC from Nocardioides sambongensis includes:
- a CDS encoding ABC transporter substrate-binding protein, producing MRTTNHRPRSGSAITGSSRRNRFLAASAVTALVLGVTSACGGGSDPTESAEQEELSEGETLTITTFGEFGYDALIEEWNSANPDVQVEQTKVSLWDDWKNELNTLLQANEGLPDVVAIEGDFMPAIVAAPDRWVDLSSDEVDGRWLEFKSEAATTSDGALLGYATDAGPEAICYRADLFKKAGLPTDREEVAGMMTTWDDYYALGEKFVKAVPETAWYDASGSIAQAMLNQVEYPFEEADNTVNVENPELEAVYKTVTSHTEALSTKNAQWSDDWNASYTNDGFATIPCPGWMRANIKTNTGEPAPKGVVWDIADAFPGGGGNWGGSYLTVPKTSTHQDEAQEFAAWITAPEQQAKVFEVTGNFPSQVEALEDPVVLESTDEYFNDAPAGEIYSNRADAIDVQPYHGPLYSDILGKFQDAINRVDQGTDPDESWDKFVSEVEALQ